One region of Dokdonia sp. 4H-3-7-5 genomic DNA includes:
- a CDS encoding M14 family zinc carboxypeptidase, with protein MRFKKLPIIVCIFFCYAFAKAQQETPQYKRIKVFLNQTQTLAQLNLTGVAADHGIHKEGTFIISDFSLQELEKIRNAGFQYETIEEDIQKAYKEQSTRSSTATRNVACSSSDALTYETPANFNLGSMGGYLTYQELLDELDDMAEQYPDLITTRASISNFLTEGLPDDGVTPSIGGNPIYWLKISDNPENDETEPEVLYTSIHHAREPMSLMQLVYYMWYLLENYDTDEEVQAIVNNTELYFIPVINPDGYLYNELTDPDGGGLWRKNRKNGNGVDNNRNYDYHINGNPNDGSWGGPGSSSNTNNETYHGTGPFSEVETQVVKWFVEQHDFVIALNNHSFGELVYYPFGYADVDTPDDDLFQGIGDALTSINGYNAFNDFPFAGDSDDFMYGTVGTHDKIFAFTPEIGTSFWPPASSIISTSQNMMFLNLTAAQIAGNYGKLTETSPTFTGESAALSTSFDLERLAVENLGDFTITFSPVSSNIIDQGAPITLSSLAPLATQSGSITYSLSTSVEVGDAIEFDLIIDNGFFEKEVRVSKIYGSTTEIFYADGNSLADFGSTSWGTTNVSFVSTSSSITDSPSGNYSNNASNIIELTQSLDLTDAITATVSYHARWNIEDTWDYVQFEISKDDGITWEPQCGNFTTIGTNIQPQGEPLYDSIQNDWILEEINLSYYIGETIRARFRLVTDGAVTRDGFYFDDLSFSILSGEQLTVDNEQFNNAFEVFPNPVSNQLNIRTSLSSYETSVYNILGQNVTPAVQQTGNASVDYAYLPQGMYFLKLQTSKNSTILKIVKN; from the coding sequence ATGCGCTTTAAAAAACTACCAATTATTGTTTGTATATTTTTCTGTTACGCTTTCGCGAAAGCGCAACAAGAAACCCCTCAATATAAACGTATAAAAGTATTTTTAAACCAAACTCAAACGCTTGCACAATTAAACCTAACTGGTGTTGCTGCAGACCATGGTATACATAAAGAGGGAACTTTTATCATATCTGACTTTTCATTGCAAGAGCTAGAGAAAATTAGAAATGCAGGTTTTCAATACGAAACCATTGAAGAAGATATTCAAAAAGCCTATAAAGAACAATCAACACGATCCAGCACTGCCACTCGCAACGTAGCTTGTAGCTCCAGCGATGCTCTGACATATGAAACTCCTGCAAATTTTAATCTTGGATCTATGGGTGGCTACTTGACGTATCAAGAACTACTCGATGAACTTGATGACATGGCTGAGCAATATCCAGACTTAATAACTACGAGAGCTTCGATAAGTAACTTCCTTACGGAAGGACTTCCAGATGATGGTGTCACGCCGTCCATAGGAGGAAATCCTATTTACTGGTTAAAAATAAGCGACAATCCTGAAAACGATGAAACTGAGCCAGAAGTATTATATACGTCTATACATCACGCTAGGGAGCCTATGTCACTTATGCAACTGGTATATTATATGTGGTACTTGCTTGAAAATTATGATACTGATGAAGAGGTACAAGCTATTGTAAATAATACGGAGCTTTATTTTATACCTGTAATAAACCCTGATGGTTACTTATATAATGAGCTAACAGATCCTGATGGTGGTGGCCTATGGCGTAAGAATAGAAAAAATGGAAATGGTGTTGATAATAATCGCAACTATGACTATCATATTAATGGTAATCCTAATGATGGTAGCTGGGGCGGTCCTGGATCTTCATCAAATACAAATAATGAAACATATCACGGTACAGGCCCTTTCTCTGAAGTAGAGACTCAAGTAGTGAAGTGGTTTGTAGAGCAGCATGATTTTGTGATTGCTCTTAATAATCATTCTTTTGGCGAGTTAGTTTATTATCCTTTTGGCTATGCAGATGTGGACACTCCAGACGATGATTTATTTCAAGGGATAGGCGATGCTCTTACCTCTATAAATGGCTACAATGCATTTAATGATTTCCCATTTGCTGGAGACAGTGATGATTTTATGTACGGAACAGTGGGAACTCATGATAAAATTTTTGCTTTCACCCCAGAGATAGGAACATCATTTTGGCCGCCTGCAAGCTCGATTATTAGCACTTCGCAAAACATGATGTTTCTCAATCTTACGGCCGCTCAAATAGCTGGTAATTATGGCAAACTAACCGAGACCTCACCTACTTTTACTGGTGAGTCTGCTGCTTTATCAACTTCTTTTGATTTAGAGAGACTGGCTGTAGAAAATTTAGGAGATTTTACTATTACCTTTTCTCCCGTATCTTCTAATATTATTGATCAAGGAGCGCCAATTACATTATCGAGTTTAGCACCCTTAGCGACACAATCTGGAAGTATAACCTATTCCCTATCTACAAGCGTAGAAGTGGGTGATGCTATTGAATTTGATTTAATTATAGACAATGGCTTTTTTGAAAAGGAGGTTCGCGTTAGTAAAATATACGGTAGTACAACAGAGATATTTTATGCAGATGGAAATTCGCTCGCAGATTTTGGATCTACAAGTTGGGGAACCACAAATGTAAGCTTTGTTTCCACTTCCTCTTCGATAACAGATTCGCCTTCTGGTAATTATAGTAACAATGCTAGTAATATCATTGAACTAACACAATCTTTAGACCTCACAGATGCTATTACAGCAACAGTAAGCTACCATGCAAGATGGAACATTGAAGATACATGGGATTATGTGCAATTTGAGATTTCTAAAGACGATGGTATCACCTGGGAACCACAATGTGGTAATTTTACCACTATCGGAACAAATATTCAGCCTCAAGGTGAGCCTTTATACGACAGTATCCAGAATGATTGGATACTCGAAGAAATTAATTTAAGTTATTATATAGGAGAAACAATTAGGGCAAGATTCCGTTTAGTTACAGATGGTGCCGTAACGAGAGATGGTTTTTACTTTGACGATTTATCTTTTTCTATACTCTCAGGAGAACAATTAACTGTAGATAATGAACAATTTAATAATGCTTTTGAAGTGTTTCCAAACCCAGTTTCAAATCAACTTAATATACGTACATCACTAAGCTCGTATGAGACTAGTGTTTACAATATCCTAGGTCAAAATGTAACTCCAGCAGTCCAACAAACCGGAAACGCAAGCGTAGACTACGCTTATTTACCTCAAGGAATGTACTTTTTAAAGCTTCAAACTTCAAAAAACAGTACTATTTTAAAAATTGTTAAAAATTAA
- a CDS encoding AMP-dependent synthetase/ligase: MEITRLFDFPYYQLEKFNLSDALNTKKDGVWVATSTQEYIDQANAISRGLLRLGVKPNDKIAVISMTNRTEWNICDIGILQLGAQNVPIYPTISEEDYAYVLNHSESKYVFVSCNEVRDKVMSIKDKVPSLIEVYSFEDIDNCKNWSEVLELGADTSNQSEVETLKAAVTTKDLATLIYTSGTTGRPKGVMLSHENIVSNALASAHRLPLADTGMRALSFLPVCHIYERMLMYLYQYKGVSIFFAESLETISDNLKEVKPQVMTAVPRLLEKVYDKIIAKGAALTGVKKKLFFWAVDLGLKYEPYGQNGWWYEKQLALARKLIFSKWKEGLGGNLDLIASGSAALQPRLARIFNAAEMGIMEGYGLTETSPVCSVNDMRDGGFRIGTVGKLLPGVEVKIANDGEILVKGPNVMIGYYKDKEKTDEVLKNDYFHTGDIGHIDEDGFLKITDRKKEMFKTSGGKYVAPQLLENRFKQSRFIEQIMVIGEGQKMPAALIQPNFEFLEEWAKMKNISYSNLDELLASERVQDRYQQEVDEANETFAKWEKIKAFRLTHDAWTVEGGHLTPTMKLKRKIIRENYIHLYNDIYDL, translated from the coding sequence ATGGAAATTACCAGACTTTTTGATTTTCCTTATTATCAACTGGAAAAATTTAATCTCTCAGACGCACTCAACACTAAGAAAGATGGTGTTTGGGTTGCTACGTCTACTCAGGAATATATTGATCAAGCAAACGCAATTAGTCGAGGACTCTTGCGATTAGGTGTTAAACCTAATGATAAAATTGCTGTCATCTCTATGACTAATCGCACAGAGTGGAATATTTGCGATATAGGGATCTTACAATTAGGAGCTCAAAATGTACCTATTTATCCTACTATATCTGAGGAGGACTACGCTTATGTACTTAATCACTCTGAGTCTAAGTATGTATTTGTGTCGTGTAACGAAGTACGTGATAAGGTAATGTCTATAAAAGATAAAGTGCCTTCTCTTATTGAAGTGTACTCTTTTGAAGACATTGATAATTGTAAAAACTGGTCTGAGGTTCTAGAATTAGGAGCAGACACTTCTAATCAATCAGAAGTAGAGACACTTAAAGCTGCTGTAACCACTAAGGATCTCGCAACGCTAATATATACATCTGGAACTACTGGACGCCCTAAAGGGGTAATGCTATCACATGAGAACATTGTGAGCAACGCTTTGGCCAGTGCGCACCGCCTGCCTCTTGCTGACACAGGTATGAGAGCCTTGAGCTTTTTACCTGTTTGCCACATTTATGAACGCATGTTGATGTATTTATATCAATATAAAGGGGTTTCTATTTTCTTTGCAGAGTCGCTAGAGACTATAAGTGATAACTTAAAAGAGGTAAAGCCTCAAGTTATGACCGCAGTACCACGTTTGCTTGAGAAAGTATATGACAAGATTATTGCAAAAGGTGCTGCACTTACTGGAGTCAAAAAGAAATTATTCTTCTGGGCTGTAGATTTAGGTCTTAAATACGAACCATATGGTCAGAATGGCTGGTGGTATGAAAAACAACTTGCACTTGCTCGTAAACTTATATTCTCAAAGTGGAAAGAAGGTCTAGGTGGAAACCTTGATCTTATCGCTTCTGGAAGTGCCGCATTACAACCACGACTTGCAAGAATATTTAACGCTGCTGAGATGGGTATTATGGAAGGTTACGGCCTTACTGAGACCTCTCCTGTATGTTCTGTAAATGATATGCGTGATGGCGGCTTCAGAATAGGAACTGTAGGTAAGCTACTGCCAGGTGTTGAAGTTAAAATCGCAAACGATGGTGAGATTCTTGTAAAAGGACCTAATGTAATGATAGGTTACTATAAGGACAAAGAAAAAACAGACGAAGTACTAAAGAATGACTATTTCCATACTGGTGATATAGGTCACATAGATGAAGATGGTTTCTTAAAGATAACAGATCGCAAGAAAGAGATGTTTAAAACATCTGGAGGAAAATATGTTGCTCCTCAACTTCTAGAAAATAGATTTAAGCAATCGCGATTTATAGAACAAATTATGGTCATAGGTGAAGGTCAGAAAATGCCAGCTGCTTTAATCCAGCCTAATTTTGAATTCTTAGAAGAATGGGCAAAAATGAAAAACATAAGCTATTCTAACTTAGATGAGCTTCTCGCATCAGAGCGCGTTCAAGACCGCTACCAGCAGGAAGTAGACGAGGCTAACGAAACATTTGCCAAATGGGAGAAAATTAAAGCATTCCGTCTTACGCATGACGCTTGGACAGTAGAAGGTGGACACCTCACTCCTACTATGAAGCTTAAACGTAAGATTATAAGAGAGAACTATATTCATCTCTATAATGATATTTACGACTTATAA
- a CDS encoding methyltransferase family protein, whose amino-acid sequence MSLHSLALVISQFSLIFLIIWNGQMVHWDLTSLSVQLLGIFIALWGIYNIKIRNFNIQPEAKSEVLVTKGIFNILRNPMYTGILLVFLPVVIRGDHLFPWIYYVLLIVVLILKIYKEEAFLKEKFGQSYTVYKARTWRILPYIF is encoded by the coding sequence ATGTCTCTACACTCACTAGCACTTGTAATATCCCAGTTTAGCTTAATTTTCCTCATCATATGGAACGGACAGATGGTACATTGGGATCTTACTTCTCTAAGTGTACAATTACTAGGCATATTTATAGCTCTTTGGGGTATTTACAATATTAAGATAAGAAATTTTAATATTCAGCCAGAGGCTAAATCCGAGGTTCTTGTAACTAAGGGAATCTTCAACATTTTAAGAAACCCTATGTACACAGGTATCCTATTAGTATTTCTACCTGTGGTTATTAGAGGAGACCATTTATTTCCCTGGATTTACTATGTATTATTAATTGTAGTCCTTATTCTCAAGATATATAAGGAAGAGGCTTTCCTCAAAGAAAAATTTGGTCAGAGCTATACAGTTTATAAGGCGCGTACGTGGAGAATATTGCCGTATATATTCTAA